One Setaria viridis chromosome 5, Setaria_viridis_v4.0, whole genome shotgun sequence genomic region harbors:
- the LOC117855433 gene encoding uncharacterized protein produces MENGGGAKPTTRFGFSWADEVEREEREQVAMQQQQEEEAKREQIKAKADPFGAARPREVVLAEKGVDWRARDRELDLGTAPRPPRSAARGHRRTAATAAASACAATPARGVLPLDRDAGRTPHPRRQAPAAASAPRPPPTGRRIETPVGRSARGGSKRKFAGDGPVRRAPPVGDHAEQGRRVFGELNVSNGYGSSICGSAAGNGCNCNPGGGQADGMKAAGAVAADGAPSNAVTATGLDESAAGQKRNRGGKWRKGRGSGKAKKQQTLPV; encoded by the coding sequence ATGGAGAACGGAGGCGGTGCCAAGCCGACGACCCGGTTCGGCTTCTCGTGGGCCGACGAGGTCGAGCGCGAGGAGCGGGAGCAGGTCgcgatgcagcagcagcaggaggaggaggcgaagagGGAGCAGATCAAGGCCAAGGCGGATCCgttcggcgcggcgcggccgcgggaggTGGTGCTGGCCGAGAAGGGCGTCGACTGGCGCGCGCGCGACCGCGAGCTCGACCTCGGcaccgccccgcgcccgccgcgcagcgccgcccgcggccACAGGCGCACCGCCGCTACGGCTGCGGCATCCGCGTgtgcggcgacgccggcgcgcgGTGTGCTGCCGCTGGACCGGGACGCCGGACGGACGCCGCACCCGCGGCGGCAGGCTCCTGCTGCTGCCtcggcgccacggccgccgccgacagGCCGCAGGATCGAGACGCCGGTTGGCCGCAGCGCGCGGGGCGGCAGCAAGAGGAAATTCGCCGGGGACGGCCCCGTGCGACGAGCCCCACCTGTTGGCGACCACGCCGAGCAGGGGAGGAGGGTCTTCGGCGAACTCAATGTCAGCAACGGCTATGGATCCTCGATCTgcggctctgcggccgggaacGGCTGCAACTGCAACCCGGGTGGGGGTCAGGCCGACGGGATGAAAGCGGCTGGTGCCGTGGCTGCGGACGGTGCGCCATCGAACGCGGTGACCGCAACCGGGCTTGATGAATCTGCTGCTGGTCAGAAGAGGAACAGGGGAGGGAaatggaggaaggggaggggatcGGGCAAGGCAAAGAAGCAGCAGACTCTGCCGGTCTAG